One window of Gloeothece citriformis PCC 7424 genomic DNA carries:
- a CDS encoding type 1 glutamine amidotransferase domain-containing protein translates to MSNELQNKKVAILVAEGFEQVEMTKPRQALEQAGAKTDLISPKGDKVQGWNHFDKGDQFSVDVVLDEADSNNYDALLLPGGVANPDQLRTQEKAVRFVRSFFEAGKPVAAICHGLWTLIDANVIQARTVTSWPSLKTDLRNAGAKWVDQEVVVDEGLVTSRKPDDIPAFCQKMIEEFAEGRHQEQRQSA, encoded by the coding sequence ATGTCAAACGAATTGCAAAATAAAAAAGTGGCTATCTTAGTGGCCGAAGGTTTTGAACAAGTCGAAATGACCAAACCGAGACAAGCTCTCGAACAAGCCGGTGCGAAAACCGATTTAATTTCACCGAAAGGGGATAAGGTTCAAGGTTGGAATCATTTTGATAAAGGGGATCAATTCTCAGTCGATGTGGTCTTAGATGAGGCCGATTCTAATAATTATGATGCCTTATTGTTGCCCGGCGGTGTAGCAAATCCCGATCAACTTCGCACCCAAGAAAAAGCGGTTCGATTTGTTAGATCTTTCTTTGAAGCCGGTAAACCTGTAGCTGCCATCTGTCATGGTCTTTGGACATTAATTGACGCTAATGTTATTCAAGCTCGAACGGTTACATCTTGGCCGTCTCTAAAAACTGACCTCAGAAATGCGGGAGCTAAATGGGTTGATCAAGAAGTCGTCGTAGATGAAGGATTAGTTACTAGCCGGAAACCTGACGATATTCCTGCTTTTTGTCAGAAAATGATCGAAGAATTCGCCGAAGGCCGACACCAAGAACAACGTCAATCAGCCTAA
- a CDS encoding glycoside hydrolase family 10 protein produces MKIIRGVWLTNVDSQILNSKQSIIDAINLLADTGFNTVFPVVWNKGVTQYPSEIMRTTFNIEIDPSFQGRDPLAEVIHAAQKVGIDVIPWFEYGFACSYQKNGGHILAKKPHWTGKDQNNNLLKKNGFEWMNAFEEEVQEFMIGLFLEVAKKYDIAGVQGDDRLPGFPCEGGYDDKTKTRYRDQTGRNVPFNIKDSFWLKWRANLLTDFLEKLYQEIKAINKNLIISLSPSLYPFCYQEYLQDYPTWIKKGLVDIIHPQLYRRDLKAYKNLLKDIIKQFDAKELERLFPGILMRVNSGNPSRDFHISPEQLWETIVYNRLSGIKGEVLFFLEELLANDQALANFLKFKTYKTIDEKN; encoded by the coding sequence ATGAAAATCATTCGCGGTGTCTGGCTAACTAATGTTGATAGTCAGATCTTAAATTCCAAGCAAAGTATTATTGACGCGATCAATCTTTTGGCTGATACCGGATTTAATACTGTCTTTCCCGTTGTTTGGAATAAAGGGGTAACTCAGTATCCGAGTGAGATAATGAGAACAACATTTAATATAGAGATTGATCCCAGTTTTCAGGGGAGAGATCCCCTCGCTGAAGTTATTCATGCTGCTCAAAAAGTGGGAATTGATGTTATTCCTTGGTTTGAGTATGGTTTTGCTTGTTCCTATCAGAAAAATGGCGGTCATATTTTAGCGAAAAAACCTCACTGGACAGGGAAAGATCAAAATAATAATCTACTTAAAAAAAATGGGTTTGAGTGGATGAACGCTTTTGAAGAGGAAGTCCAAGAGTTTATGATCGGTTTGTTTTTAGAGGTGGCTAAAAAGTACGATATTGCTGGAGTTCAAGGGGACGATCGCTTACCCGGTTTTCCTTGTGAAGGGGGTTATGATGACAAGACTAAAACTCGATATCGTGATCAAACCGGTAGAAATGTCCCTTTTAATATTAAAGATTCTTTTTGGTTAAAATGGCGGGCTAATCTCTTAACCGATTTTCTAGAAAAATTATATCAAGAAATTAAAGCAATAAATAAAAATTTAATTATCTCTTTATCTCCTAGTCTTTATCCGTTTTGTTATCAAGAATATCTTCAAGATTATCCAACTTGGATTAAAAAGGGACTTGTTGATATTATCCATCCTCAACTTTATCGACGAGATTTAAAGGCTTATAAAAACTTACTAAAAGATATAATTAAGCAGTTTGACGCTAAAGAGTTAGAGCGTCTTTTCCCAGGGATTTTAATGAGGGTTAATTCAGGTAATCCGAGTCGAGATTTCCATATTTCCCCTGAGCAATTATGGGAAACTATTGTTTATAATCGTCTTTCGGGGATTAAGGGAGAGGTTTTATTTTTTCTGGAAGAATTGTTAGCCAATGATCAAGCTCTAGCTAATTTTTTAAAATTTAAAACCTATAAGACAATTGATGAGAAAAACTAA
- a CDS encoding photosystem I reaction center subunit VIII → MTGAYAASYLPWILIPIIGWLMPAVVMGLLFLYIESDA, encoded by the coding sequence ATGACAGGTGCTTATGCCGCGTCTTATTTACCTTGGATTTTGATCCCGATTATTGGCTGGTTAATGCCGGCTGTTGTTATGGGGCTGTTGTTTTTATACATTGAAAGTGATGCTTAA
- a CDS encoding photosystem I reaction center protein subunit XI — MSEYPQVVQPYDDNPFVGHLATPISASGFTKAFINNLPIYRRGLSPILRGLEIGMAHGYWIIGPWVVLGPLRDSEFANLGGLISGLALILIATACLASYGIVAFQNEAHEDNPRVLPPESPLQTAEGWSQFAAGFFVGGMGGAFVAYFLLENLNVVDGIMRGIFNN; from the coding sequence ATGTCTGAATACCCACAGGTTGTTCAACCCTATGACGATAATCCTTTCGTTGGACACCTAGCAACTCCTATTTCTGCTTCTGGTTTTACCAAAGCCTTTATTAACAACCTACCGATTTATCGTAGAGGGTTGTCTCCTATCCTCAGAGGGCTAGAAATTGGCATGGCTCACGGCTATTGGATTATTGGCCCTTGGGTTGTGCTAGGCCCGTTGCGTGACTCCGAATTTGCTAATCTAGGAGGCTTAATCTCTGGTTTAGCATTAATTCTCATTGCAACCGCTTGTCTAGCCAGTTATGGGATAGTAGCTTTCCAAAACGAAGCTCACGAAGACAATCCCCGGGTACTTCCCCCAGAAAGTCCCTTACAAACTGCTGAAGGCTGGAGTCAATTCGCAGCCGGATTCTTTGTTGGAGGGATGGGAGGCGCTTTCGTGGCTTACTTCCTGCTTGAAAACTTAAATGTTGTTGATGGGATTATGCGTGGGATCTTTAATAATTAG
- the ruvA gene encoding Holliday junction branch migration protein RuvA, with the protein MINYLKGKTTQILKTPSNRNILILEVNHIGYEIQIPSRLARNLSLEEDQIVQIFTHLQIREDQQILYGFSTDSERDLFRQLININGVGTQTAIALIDTLGIEALINAIVTNDVKTLSKTPGVGPKTAERIALELKSKLSQWEQAIALKTPVSVGVPSREILEEVEMTLLALGYTDEEIDQAISAISQDNLLLKNPHVEEWLKSAIAWLS; encoded by the coding sequence ATGATCAATTATCTCAAAGGCAAGACAACCCAAATTCTCAAAACCCCCTCTAATCGAAACATTTTAATTTTAGAGGTGAATCACATTGGTTATGAGATCCAAATTCCCTCCCGTCTTGCCCGAAATTTATCACTAGAAGAGGATCAAATCGTTCAAATTTTTACCCATCTGCAAATTCGAGAAGATCAGCAAATTCTCTATGGGTTTTCTACTGACTCGGAAAGAGACTTATTTCGGCAGTTAATTAATATTAACGGCGTTGGCACTCAAACCGCGATCGCTTTAATCGATACATTAGGGATAGAAGCGTTAATTAATGCCATTGTTACCAATGACGTAAAAACCCTTTCTAAAACCCCAGGAGTCGGGCCAAAAACGGCTGAACGGATAGCCTTAGAGTTAAAAAGTAAATTGTCTCAATGGGAACAGGCGATCGCCCTCAAGACACCGGTTTCTGTTGGTGTTCCTTCCAGAGAGATTTTAGAAGAAGTAGAAATGACCCTGTTAGCCTTGGGATATACCGATGAAGAAATCGATCAAGCGATATCCGCTATTAGTCAAGATAACCTACTCCTGAAAAATCCTCACGTTGAAGAATGGCTTAAAAGTGCGATCGCTTGGCTGAGTTAA
- a CDS encoding sucrose-phosphate phosphatase gives MSAFLFITDLDNTFVGDDTALKTLKHKLTQHREEHGTKIVYATGRSLFLYRQLEQEKHLLSPDALITSVGTEIYFNPSEEVLDSQWADILSQGWDRKQVCEVASQFKEMTPQPESEQNHFKASYFIEEQVAIEVIPQLKTALADRGLKTKIIYSGSLDLDILPEKGDKGLAVQYLRQKWSVEAEKTVVCGDSGNDIALFRGAERGIIVGNAKIELRQWYETNQTPYRYLAKTHYANGILEGLKHFNFLH, from the coding sequence ATGAGCGCATTTTTATTCATCACAGACTTAGATAACACCTTTGTCGGGGATGACACCGCCTTAAAAACCCTTAAACACAAACTCACTCAGCATCGAGAAGAACACGGAACTAAAATAGTCTATGCCACCGGGCGATCGCTTTTTCTGTATCGGCAACTTGAACAAGAAAAACACCTGTTATCGCCGGACGCTTTAATTACCTCAGTCGGCACAGAAATCTATTTTAATCCTTCTGAGGAAGTTTTAGATTCCCAATGGGCAGATATTTTATCTCAAGGATGGGATCGAAAACAAGTCTGTGAGGTTGCCTCTCAATTTAAGGAGATGACACCCCAACCGGAAAGCGAACAAAATCATTTTAAAGCGAGTTACTTTATCGAGGAACAAGTCGCTATAGAGGTTATTCCCCAACTTAAAACCGCCTTGGCCGATCGGGGTTTAAAAACTAAAATCATCTATAGTGGGAGTCTAGACCTAGATATTTTGCCCGAAAAAGGAGACAAAGGGTTAGCAGTACAATATTTAAGACAAAAATGGTCAGTAGAAGCCGAAAAAACCGTCGTCTGTGGAGACTCAGGCAATGACATTGCCCTATTCCGAGGCGCAGAACGGGGGATCATCGTCGGGAATGCTAAAATTGAATTACGTCAATGGTATGAAACTAATCAAACTCCTTATCGTTATTTAGCTAAAACTCATTATGCTAACGGGATTTTAGAAGGGTTAAAACATTTTAACTTTTTACATTAA
- the rsmA gene encoding 16S rRNA (adenine(1518)-N(6)/adenine(1519)-N(6))-dimethyltransferase RsmA has product MNPRPRKRFAQHWLRSEQALDQIIEAAQLQQSDHILEIGPGTGILTRRLLPEVNSVVAVEIDRDLCQKLGKSLGKLDNFLLLQGDILSLDLESHLVNFPKFNHPHKVVANIPYNITGLILEYLLGTIAEPTQKNYELIVLLIQKEVAERLTAKPGTKAYGALSIRVQYLAQCEWICEVPARAFYPPPKVDSAVVRLRPQLVSNPANNPKQLDTLIKLGFANRRKMLYNNLTSVIDRDQLTQLLEKLHINPQCRAEDLSLEQWIEFSNQFVVGL; this is encoded by the coding sequence ATGAATCCTAGACCCCGTAAACGTTTCGCTCAACACTGGTTACGTAGTGAACAAGCCCTCGATCAAATTATAGAGGCTGCCCAACTTCAACAGAGCGATCACATTTTAGAAATTGGCCCAGGTACAGGTATTCTAACTCGTCGGTTATTACCCGAAGTTAATTCTGTAGTTGCGGTGGAAATTGACCGAGATTTATGTCAAAAATTGGGGAAAAGTTTGGGGAAATTAGATAATTTTTTGTTGCTTCAAGGGGATATTTTATCTTTAGATTTAGAGAGTCATCTGGTTAATTTTCCTAAGTTTAATCATCCCCATAAGGTTGTAGCCAATATTCCCTATAATATTACTGGATTAATTTTAGAGTATTTATTAGGAACAATTGCCGAACCGACTCAAAAAAATTATGAGTTAATTGTCTTATTAATTCAGAAAGAAGTCGCCGAAAGATTAACCGCGAAACCGGGAACTAAAGCCTATGGAGCGTTATCGATTAGAGTTCAATATTTAGCTCAATGTGAATGGATCTGTGAAGTTCCGGCTAGGGCGTTTTATCCTCCTCCAAAAGTTGACTCGGCTGTGGTAAGATTACGTCCTCAATTAGTCTCTAACCCGGCTAATAATCCTAAGCAATTAGATACTTTAATTAAATTGGGTTTTGCTAATCGACGCAAGATGTTATACAATAATTTAACCAGTGTAATAGATAGAGATCAATTAACTCAACTCTTAGAAAAGTTACATATAAATCCTCAATGTCGGGCTGAAGATTTAAGTTTAGAACAATGGATAGAATTTAGTAATCAGTTCGTAGTAGGGCTTTAG
- a CDS encoding TldD/PmbA family protein — MSNSITESKNLLTELINRYRNQVDFISIRLEQSQGTNILLRGNKVETLSEGIAIGGQVRVCHKGGWGFATFNQLSTLVQRLEEAISFSKMVGDEETILAPVEPIEIVCQLPLNGTDPREISLAQKKSLCDRYNTILRNYSDKITTTSVRYGDSNHTILLATSDGTLIEQSWIDLEMRFSATARDGETVQTGRETSGSRRGYEDLMTLDQQVEDSAKRAVEALSLPSVKGNTYTVVIDPILTGLFVHEAFGHLSEADMLYENPDLLEVMSMGKRFGPEELQIFDGAAPQGHRGSYFYDDEGTPAKTTQLIKDGVLVGRLHSRETAGKLGEEPTGNARCLNYHYSPIVRMTNTWIERGKTPVKELFNGIKEGVYARNWLGGMTNGEMFTFSAGEAWMIREGQIAEPVRDVTLSGNVFKTLANIEAIGDDFAWDESGGCGKGGQSGLAVGCGGPSLRIRDVVVGGEAV; from the coding sequence ATGTCTAATTCTATTACTGAAAGCAAAAATTTACTCACTGAATTAATCAACCGCTACCGGAATCAGGTAGACTTTATCTCTATTCGCTTAGAACAGTCTCAAGGAACAAATATTTTATTGAGAGGAAACAAAGTAGAAACCCTCAGCGAAGGAATAGCTATCGGTGGACAAGTTAGAGTCTGTCATAAAGGGGGGTGGGGGTTCGCTACTTTTAATCAATTATCTACTCTCGTTCAACGTTTAGAAGAAGCCATTTCCTTTTCTAAAATGGTAGGAGATGAAGAAACTATATTAGCCCCCGTCGAACCGATAGAGATCGTTTGTCAACTTCCCCTCAACGGAACTGATCCTCGTGAAATCTCTTTAGCCCAAAAAAAATCATTATGCGATCGCTACAATACTATTTTAAGAAATTATAGCGATAAAATTACCACCACTTCTGTCCGTTATGGAGACAGTAATCATACTATTTTATTAGCCACCTCAGACGGGACATTAATAGAACAATCTTGGATAGATTTAGAGATGCGGTTTTCTGCCACCGCTAGGGACGGAGAAACCGTACAAACCGGACGAGAAACGAGTGGTTCTCGTCGAGGATATGAAGATTTAATGACCTTAGATCAACAGGTAGAAGATTCAGCCAAACGGGCGGTAGAAGCGCTGAGTTTACCTTCGGTTAAAGGCAATACTTATACAGTTGTCATTGATCCCATATTGACGGGTTTATTTGTGCATGAAGCATTTGGCCACCTTTCAGAAGCAGATATGCTTTATGAAAACCCGGATCTTTTAGAAGTGATGAGTATGGGGAAACGGTTTGGCCCAGAGGAATTACAGATTTTTGATGGGGCAGCCCCCCAAGGCCATCGAGGTAGTTATTTTTACGATGATGAAGGAACTCCCGCAAAAACGACTCAATTAATTAAAGATGGGGTGTTAGTAGGGCGCTTACATTCGAGAGAAACCGCCGGAAAATTAGGAGAAGAACCCACCGGCAACGCCCGGTGTCTCAATTATCATTATTCTCCCATTGTTCGCATGACTAACACTTGGATAGAACGGGGAAAAACTCCAGTCAAAGAGTTATTTAATGGCATTAAAGAGGGGGTTTATGCCCGAAATTGGTTAGGAGGGATGACCAATGGGGAAATGTTTACCTTTAGCGCCGGGGAAGCTTGGATGATTCGAGAGGGACAAATTGCCGAACCGGTGCGAGATGTTACCCTTTCTGGGAATGTATTCAAAACTTTGGCGAATATTGAGGCCATAGGAGATGATTTCGCTTGGGATGAGTCGGGCGGATGTGGCAAAGGCGGACAAAGTGGGTTAGCTGTCGGTTGCGGTGGCCCTAGTTTGAGAATTCGGGATGTGGTTGTTGGCGGAGAAGCCGTTTAA
- a CDS encoding RES family NAD+ phosphorylase: MGNLLQPNDLPEHPSPPADFFSRTLPVIQTSGPWFRLNPVQYSSAIYFDRSGKGRFDGENQGYGIFYGGEDENAVFIECYGRVHGAVGVAEKDLKQRNLFSITADRELTIVDLSSNNLVKIGADARLCSGAYVIARQWAKAIWEHPLKVDGLRYRSRHDDACFCYGLFDRVKDNLQEENLGNLIDHHPLLLSKILDRYDYALF; encoded by the coding sequence ATGGGAAACCTATTGCAGCCTAATGATTTACCAGAACATCCCTCACCCCCTGCTGATTTTTTCTCCCGTACTTTACCCGTTATACAAACTTCTGGGCCTTGGTTTCGATTAAATCCGGTTCAATATTCCTCTGCTATTTACTTTGATAGGAGTGGCAAAGGTCGTTTTGATGGAGAGAACCAAGGCTATGGTATTTTTTATGGTGGAGAAGATGAAAATGCTGTATTTATTGAGTGTTATGGTCGAGTTCATGGGGCTGTGGGTGTTGCTGAAAAAGACCTTAAACAAAGAAATCTGTTCTCAATTACAGCCGATCGGGAACTAACCATAGTAGATTTAAGTAGTAATAATTTAGTTAAAATTGGGGCTGATGCTCGACTTTGTTCCGGAGCTTATGTGATCGCTCGTCAATGGGCTAAAGCGATTTGGGAACATCCCCTGAAAGTAGACGGATTAAGATATCGTTCTCGTCATGATGATGCTTGTTTTTGTTATGGGTTATTTGACCGAGTTAAGGATAATTTACAGGAAGAAAATTTAGGGAATTTAATTGATCATCATCCCTTGCTTTTATCCAAAATTTTAGACAGATATGATTATGCTTTATTTTAA
- a CDS encoding cation:proton antiporter, with amino-acid sequence MISLNNNLMASLLFPRPIDDPVAVFLTILAIMLIAPLLFERLRLPGIVGLILAGVVVGPNGLGLLERDDTIILLGTVGLLFLMFMAGLETSLDDLKTNANKAIVFGLGTFALPMIIGTVAMLALGYGVLAAVLVASCFASHTLLALPVLGRLGIMRSPAVTATLGATLITNVLALLVLAVVVKAHGGTLTLSFWLFLIPALAIYTFASLWGVPQLGRWFFRRFGHDEGAEFIFVLAALFVVSYLAGLIEIEPIIGAFLAGIALTPIIPQLSPLMNRIQFIGNTLFVPFFLISVGMLIDPLILIKQPKSLLVASVMIVAEVISKYIAAWIAGKWFKLSNSSIMVMFGLSMAQAASTLAAITVAYQIKLVDQLTVNGIIAMILVTCIASPWITERWGRGIKTQEKITTTETPTQPLAHRVLVPVANPSTEDNLLNLALILTKASGGTLLPLHVLRDQGKPISSLERMQQRQLLESATRLAHATVTSVEPIGRIDDTIDGGIVRTALEHHASLIICGWKGYSTYQENFFGSVLDRVARRSQVPMLITRFTEPIRNLNRVLLAVTEEQVSSVRFQPTFKIAKLLSTELKATLQILVIFSGKVHELEQLKAIEEQEKISIKQKRGNFVSTVFSALQTHDLLILEVNTQSTPRVRTSAVGKDPEDIARSYPDLSMLIFHFPDSVD; translated from the coding sequence ATGATCAGCCTTAATAATAATTTAATGGCATCCCTATTATTTCCTCGGCCAATTGATGACCCTGTTGCGGTTTTTCTGACTATTTTGGCGATTATGTTAATCGCTCCTTTACTATTTGAGAGACTCCGTTTACCCGGCATAGTCGGCTTAATTTTAGCCGGTGTCGTTGTCGGCCCCAATGGGTTAGGGCTTTTAGAACGGGATGATACGATTATTTTACTGGGAACGGTAGGCTTACTCTTTTTAATGTTTATGGCCGGGTTAGAAACCAGTCTCGATGACCTCAAAACCAATGCCAATAAAGCGATCGTTTTTGGGTTGGGGACTTTTGCCCTACCAATGATCATCGGAACGGTTGCCATGTTGGCTTTAGGATATGGGGTATTGGCGGCGGTTCTGGTTGCCTCTTGTTTTGCCTCTCATACCCTTTTGGCTTTACCCGTTCTCGGTAGACTGGGCATTATGCGATCGCCGGCGGTTACTGCTACTTTGGGGGCGACTTTAATTACAAATGTTTTAGCGTTGCTGGTGTTAGCAGTGGTGGTTAAAGCGCATGGGGGAACGCTAACCCTAAGTTTTTGGCTATTTTTAATTCCGGCGTTAGCGATTTATACCTTTGCGAGTTTGTGGGGAGTTCCTCAATTAGGGCGTTGGTTTTTTCGTCGTTTTGGCCATGATGAAGGGGCGGAATTTATTTTTGTTTTGGCGGCTTTATTTGTGGTTTCTTATCTGGCCGGACTCATTGAAATTGAACCCATTATTGGGGCGTTTTTAGCGGGGATAGCTTTAACTCCTATAATTCCTCAATTAAGTCCTTTAATGAATCGAATTCAGTTTATTGGAAACACTTTATTTGTTCCTTTTTTTCTGATTTCAGTCGGGATGTTAATTGATCCTCTCATTTTAATTAAACAGCCTAAATCTTTACTCGTTGCTAGCGTAATGATTGTAGCGGAGGTTATTAGTAAATATATCGCTGCTTGGATAGCCGGAAAATGGTTTAAGTTGTCTAATTCAAGTATTATGGTCATGTTTGGTTTATCGATGGCTCAAGCGGCTTCGACTCTGGCTGCAATTACCGTTGCCTATCAAATCAAATTGGTGGATCAATTAACGGTTAATGGTATTATTGCTATGATTTTAGTGACTTGTATTGCCTCTCCTTGGATTACAGAACGTTGGGGAAGAGGAATTAAAACTCAGGAGAAAATAACTACAACCGAAACCCCAACTCAACCCTTAGCTCATCGGGTTTTAGTGCCGGTTGCTAATCCTAGCACGGAAGATAATTTATTAAATTTAGCCTTAATTTTAACTAAAGCTTCTGGGGGAACGTTATTACCCCTTCATGTGTTGCGAGATCAAGGAAAACCGATTTCTTCTTTAGAAAGAATGCAGCAAAGACAATTATTAGAGAGTGCGACTCGATTAGCTCATGCTACCGTTACATCAGTTGAACCGATCGGTCGAATTGATGATACTATTGACGGTGGAATTGTGAGAACGGCTTTGGAGCATCATGCTAGTTTAATTATTTGTGGTTGGAAAGGATATTCAACTTATCAAGAGAATTTTTTTGGGAGTGTTTTGGATAGAGTTGCGCGACGTAGCCAAGTTCCGATGTTAATTACTCGATTTACTGAACCGATTAGAAATCTGAATCGGGTATTATTAGCAGTGACAGAAGAACAAGTGAGTTCCGTTAGGTTTCAACCCACGTTTAAGATAGCAAAATTATTGTCAACAGAACTAAAAGCGACTCTGCAAATTTTGGTTATTTTTAGTGGAAAAGTCCATGAATTAGAACAGTTAAAAGCGATTGAAGAACAGGAAAAAATTTCGATTAAACAGAAACGGGGAAATTTTGTCAGTACAGTTTTTTCGGCTTTACAAACCCATGATTTATTAATTTTAGAAGTCAATACCCAATCTACTCCAAGAGTTAGAACCTCAGCAGTCGGTAAAGATCCTGAAGATATCGCCCGCTCTTATCCCGATCTTTCAATGTTGATTTTTCACTTTCCTGATTCTGTCGATTAA
- a CDS encoding low temperature-induced protein yields the protein MLVNNLKETLKKSLRVVITACLSLILFVSVVNSALAITSLPEEGEASLNAIQEKTDRAASQNPYALQERERTRERRNPLNLVQGDADKDKMYNQGQEKDDETITQQIENALENITK from the coding sequence ATGCTAGTAAATAATCTTAAAGAAACTCTTAAAAAATCCTTACGAGTTGTCATTACTGCTTGTCTGAGTTTAATCTTATTTGTTTCAGTGGTTAATTCTGCTTTAGCCATTACCAGTCTTCCTGAAGAAGGAGAAGCTAGCTTAAACGCTATTCAGGAAAAAACCGATAGAGCAGCTAGTCAAAATCCCTATGCTCTCCAAGAAAGAGAAAGAACCAGAGAAAGAAGAAATCCTTTAAACTTAGTTCAAGGCGACGCTGACAAAGACAAAATGTATAATCAGGGTCAAGAAAAAGATGATGAAACTATCACCCAACAAATAGAAAATGCTTTAGAAAATATCACCAAATAA
- the era gene encoding GTPase Era gives MNHDDIIPQPSNIYSIPIAPEGFKSGFVAIIGRPNVGKSTLMNQLVGQKIAITSPVAQTTRNRLQGILTTSEAQIIFVDTPGIHKPHHELGKVLVKNAQMAINAVDLVLLVADSSIEAGGGDRYIIDLLEETKTPVILGLNKSDQQPANFDPLDESYRQLAQFHQWPMVKFSALTGSGLDLLQSLLVEHLDPGPYYYPPDLVTDQPERFIMGELIREQILLLTRQEVPHSVAVVVENVEETPKLTRVFAAINVERNSQKGIIIGKNGSMLKAIGSAARQAIQKLIEGEVYLNLFVKVEPKWRQSRLRLAEFGYRVEET, from the coding sequence ATGAATCATGATGACATCATCCCACAACCCTCAAATATTTATAGTATCCCGATTGCCCCAGAAGGGTTTAAGTCCGGTTTTGTGGCTATTATTGGCCGTCCTAATGTGGGAAAATCAACCTTAATGAACCAATTAGTGGGGCAAAAAATTGCCATTACCTCTCCCGTCGCCCAAACCACTCGCAACCGCTTACAGGGCATTTTAACCACCTCTGAGGCGCAAATTATTTTCGTTGATACTCCAGGAATTCATAAACCTCATCATGAATTGGGGAAAGTCTTAGTTAAAAATGCTCAAATGGCGATTAATGCGGTAGATTTAGTTTTATTGGTAGCCGATAGTTCTATTGAAGCCGGTGGGGGCGATCGTTATATCATCGATTTGTTAGAGGAGACTAAAACCCCAGTTATTTTAGGCTTAAATAAGTCAGATCAGCAACCGGCTAATTTTGACCCCTTAGACGAAAGTTATCGTCAATTAGCCCAATTTCATCAATGGCCGATGGTTAAATTTTCTGCCTTAACGGGGAGTGGGTTAGACTTATTACAAAGTTTATTAGTTGAGCATTTAGACCCTGGCCCTTATTATTATCCACCAGATTTAGTCACCGATCAGCCCGAAAGATTTATTATGGGGGAACTCATTCGGGAGCAAATTTTGTTACTGACTCGCCAAGAAGTTCCTCATTCGGTGGCGGTAGTGGTGGAAAATGTGGAAGAAACCCCGAAACTGACTCGCGTTTTTGCAGCCATTAATGTTGAGCGCAATTCCCAAAAAGGAATTATTATCGGTAAAAATGGCAGTATGCTTAAAGCAATAGGATCAGCCGCCCGTCAAGCGATACAAAAGTTAATTGAGGGAGAAGTTTATCTCAATTTATTTGTTAAAGTTGAACCCAAATGGAGACAGTCTCGTCTGCGTTTAGCTGAATTTGGCTATCGTGTCGAAGAAACTTAA